CTCACCGCCCAGATCGCCGACGCGCTGGCCGCCAGTCACGCCGACGGCGTCGTCCACCGTGACCTGAAGCCCGCGAACGTCCTGCTCAAGCAGGACGGCGGCCAGATGCACCCGATGCTGACGGACTTCGGCATCGCCCGGCTCGCGGACTCCCCGGGACTGACCCGGACCCACGAGTTCGTGGGCACCCCCGCCTATGTCGCGCCCGAGTCGGCCGAGGGGCGTCCGCAGACGTCCGCCGTCGACATCTACGGCGCGGGCATCCTGCTGTACGAGCTGGTCACCGGGCGTCCGCCCTTCGCGGGCGGGTCCGCCCTCGAGGTGCTCCACCAGCACCTGAGCGCCGAGCCGCGCCGCCCCTCGACCGTCCCGGACCCCTTGTGGACCGTCATAGAGCGCTGCCTGCGCAAGAACCCGGACGAGCGGCCCAGTGCCGAGAACCTCGCGCGCGGGCTGCGCACCGTCGCCGCAGGCATCGGCGTCCACGCGAACTCCGCGCAGATCGCCGCCGCGGAGGGCGTGGGGGCGCTGCTCGCCCCCGACCCGGCCCCGGCGACCGTCCCGGGCGTGCCCGGCGCGGCCGATCCCACGCAGGTGCTGCCGCACGGCGCGGCGGCGGGCGCGTACGACCCGAACGCCGCGACCAGCGTCATGCCGCACACGGGCGACGCCGACCCGACGTCCGTCCTCCCGAACCGCGGCGCGGCCGATCCGACCGCCGTCATGCCGTCGGTGCCGCAGCACCAGCCGGGCGGTCAGCCCGGTCAGCCGGGCGAGGGCGAGGACCCGCATCCCTGGCAGAACCAGCTGCGCGCGGCCCGCGACCGCAACGAACAGACCCAGGTCCAGTACCTCGACCCGAACGAGGATCCCCTGCGCCGCCGCCCGCAGCGCCAGGTCGCACGGCCCCAGCAGCGACCGCAGCAGCAGCGACCGCCGCGGGGCCAGCAGCCGCCGCCCGGGTACGGGTATCCGCAGCAGCAGCCGCAGCAGTACGCGCCCCAGCAGCCGCAGCGGTATGCCCCGGCGCCCCAGCAGCAGCCCCAGCCGCAGCGGTACCAGGGCCCGCCGCAGCAGCCCCAGCAGCCCGCGCCGCGGCCGCCGCGCGAGCCGCGTCAGCGCAGCGCCAACCCGATGAAGATCCCGGGGCTCGGCTGCCTCAAGGGGTGCCTGTTCACGATCATCATCCTGTTTGTCGCCGGATGGCTGATCTGGGAGTTGAGTCCCCTTCAGGAGTGGATCGGCACCGGGAAGGGGTACTGGGACCAGCTGAGCGACTGGTTCGGCACGGTCACCGACTGGGTCGGGGAACTCGGCGGGGGCTCCGGCAACTGACTTCGGGTCAACTCCGCCTCGGAGCGGCCGACTCTGGGGATTTGTCGACATCTGACGGGTGATTTCCGCCTCTGCGGTCAAGGTTGCGGCTCCGGGCGCGTAGTTTTGTCGGCTGAGGGTCCGGGGAGCCCGCGGCGGCAGCCGCTGATGCGTACGGCCCCGGATGGCGCAGCAGCGACGACCCGCGTCTCGTAGGAGCAGTCTTGGCACGCAAGATCGGCAGCCGGTACACCGCGAACCAGATCCTGGGGCGGGGCAGCGCCGGCACGGTGTGGCTGGGTGAGGGGCCCGAGGGCCCCGTCGCCATCAAGATGCTGCGCGAGGACCTCGCCTCCGACCAGGAGCTCGTCGGGCGCTTCGTGCAGGAGCGCACGGCGCTGCTGGGCCTCGACCACCCGCATGTGGTCGGGGTCCGCGATCTCGTCGTCGACGGCAACGACCTCGCGCTCGTCATGGACCTCGTCCGCGGTACAGACCTGCGGACCCGCCTCGACCGGGAGCGGCGGCTCGCTCCCGAGGCCGCGGTCGCGATCGTCGCCGACGTCGCGGACGGACTCGCGGCCGCGCACGCCGCCGGGGTCGTCCACCGCGACGTGAAGCCCGAGAACGTCCTGCTCGACATGCAGGGCCCGCTCGGACCCGGCGGATCCCACCCGGCCCTCCTGACGGACTTCGGTGTGGCCAAACTCATCGACTCGCCGCGGCGGACCCGGGCCACGAAGATCATCGGTACGCCCGACTACCTCGCGCCCGAGATCATCGAGGGGCTGCCGCCGCGGGCCGCCGTCGACATCTACGCGCTGGCGACGGTGCTGTACGAGCTCCTGGCCGGCTTCACCCCCTTCGGCGGCGGGCACCCGGGGGCGGTGCTGCGCCGCCACGTCACGGAGACCGTCGTACCGCTGCCCGGCATCCCGGACGAACTGTGGCAGCTGATCGTGCAGTGCCTGGCGAAGGCGCCGGCGTCGCGGTTGCGGGCGTCGGAGCTGGGGGCCCGGCTGCGGGAGCAGCTGCCGTTGCTGGCGGGGATGCCGCCGTTGGACGTGGACTCGCCGGACGCGGAGTCGGCGGACGGGGACGAGGAGCGCGAGGAGGCGGCCGAGCCGTCCGCGCCCGCCGCGTCCGGGGTGCGGCGGGGGGCTGTGCCGTTGGTGCCGGGGGCTGCGCCCGACTCCAACCGGGATACGCACACGTCCATGCGGGTGCCGGCGCCGGACGAGCTGGCGGGGGGTGCGCGGGGTACCGCGCGTGCGCCGCGCGCCGCGGGTGCGCGTCGGCCGGGGTCGGCGCGCCATCGAGCCTCCGCGCGTCGGCGGCGTATCACGCTGAGTGCGGCTGCCGTCGCCCTTGCCGCCGTGGTGGGCGTCGGCGCCTGGCTCGCCACCTCCGGCGACGACGCCGGCGCGACGCCTTCGGACGACACGAAGAACTCGGCCCCGGCGTCCCCGTGACCGCCCCGGTGGGGGCGGGCGCTTCCACCAGCTGTTTTCGCCCCCTCCGCCCCTGCCCGTCCCCTACCTGGGGGCTGCCGCCCCCAGACCCCCGTATCGCGCTGCGCGCTCGTCCTCAAACGCCGGACGGGCTGTACGGGCCCGGTGCACCGGCCCCGTAGGGCGAGGGGCTGGCCTCGCTTGTCGTAGCCGTTACGCTGGAGGCGTGGCAGTCGTCGATGTATCCGAAGAGCTCAAGTCCCTCTCCTCGACCATGGAGTCGATCGAGGCCGTCCTGGACCTCGACAAGCTGAGGGCAGACATCGCCGTGCTCGAGGAGCAGGCGGCCGCGCCGTCCCTGTGGGACGACCCGGACGTGGCGCAGAAGATCACCAGCAAGCTGAGCCACCTCCAGGCGGAGGTCAGGAAGGCCGAGGCGCTCCGCGGGCGCATCGACGATCTGGGCG
This genomic interval from Streptomyces dengpaensis contains the following:
- a CDS encoding serine/threonine-protein kinase; this encodes MRPVGSKYLLEEPLGRGATGTVWRARQRETAGAEAAVPGQPGETVAIKVLKEELANDADVVMRFLRERSVLLRLTHPNIVRVRDLVVEGDLLALVMDLVDGPDLHRYLRENGPFTPVAASLLTAQIADALAASHADGVVHRDLKPANVLLKQDGGQMHPMLTDFGIARLADSPGLTRTHEFVGTPAYVAPESAEGRPQTSAVDIYGAGILLYELVTGRPPFAGGSALEVLHQHLSAEPRRPSTVPDPLWTVIERCLRKNPDERPSAENLARGLRTVAAGIGVHANSAQIAAAEGVGALLAPDPAPATVPGVPGAADPTQVLPHGAAAGAYDPNAATSVMPHTGDADPTSVLPNRGAADPTAVMPSVPQHQPGGQPGQPGEGEDPHPWQNQLRAARDRNEQTQVQYLDPNEDPLRRRPQRQVARPQQRPQQQRPPRGQQPPPGYGYPQQQPQQYAPQQPQRYAPAPQQQPQPQRYQGPPQQPQQPAPRPPREPRQRSANPMKIPGLGCLKGCLFTIIILFVAGWLIWELSPLQEWIGTGKGYWDQLSDWFGTVTDWVGELGGGSGN
- a CDS encoding serine/threonine-protein kinase: MARKIGSRYTANQILGRGSAGTVWLGEGPEGPVAIKMLREDLASDQELVGRFVQERTALLGLDHPHVVGVRDLVVDGNDLALVMDLVRGTDLRTRLDRERRLAPEAAVAIVADVADGLAAAHAAGVVHRDVKPENVLLDMQGPLGPGGSHPALLTDFGVAKLIDSPRRTRATKIIGTPDYLAPEIIEGLPPRAAVDIYALATVLYELLAGFTPFGGGHPGAVLRRHVTETVVPLPGIPDELWQLIVQCLAKAPASRLRASELGARLREQLPLLAGMPPLDVDSPDAESADGDEEREEAAEPSAPAASGVRRGAVPLVPGAAPDSNRDTHTSMRVPAPDELAGGARGTARAPRAAGARRPGSARHRASARRRRITLSAAAVALAAVVGVGAWLATSGDDAGATPSDDTKNSAPASP